TCTTTGCGGAGGCGTCGGATGGTGGTGACGCAGTCGGGGATGAAGGCGGCGAGGTCGCGCAGGACGCCGGGTGGGAGGCGTCGGGCGAGGATGGCCAGCAGTCCCCAGCTGGCGATCAGGCAGCCGACGGCGATGGCGAGTCCGACGAGCCAGTCAGACATGATCCACGGTTTCCTCTGTCGGGCCTCGTCGCTTCGGTCCGCGTGCGACCGGTCAGCTCCGGTGCGCGAACGTTGCTTGCGCGTGTTCGAACCGGTGTTCGGTCGTGTGGGAGGTGTCGACGGCGGCTGCTGCGGTGGCCAGGATGAGCGCGGTGAGGGCGAGGGCCAGGGCGGGCTGCGGTTTCGGTGGTGGCTCCCGCAGTGCCCGTGCCCGGTGGGCGAGGTCGGTATCCACGGCGCCGAGCGACGCGGTGGGCATGGTCACTGTGCCGGAGCGGGCGATGCCGGCGCGGGCCAGGGCCCGGACCACGACGGCGCGGTTGTCGGCGGTTGTGGCGGCGTCTTCGTCGGCCCAGCGTTCGACGGCGAGCCGTACGGCGGCGGCGGGTGTCCGCAGGAGCGGGTTGGCGGCGGCGGCGAGGTCGGCGAGCTGGGTGTAGGCGTGGTGGCGGTGGCGGAGGTGGGAGTGTTCGTGGGCGAGCAGGACGCGGCGTTCGTCGGGGGGTAGCGCGCGCAGCATTGCGGTGGACACGATGATGCGGCCGGTGAGTCCGGGCAGGGTGTAGGCGTCGGGATGGTCGTCGTCGACGATGACCAGGCCGGTGGGGGCGGGTCCGAGTCGGCGGCAGGTGAGTTCGGCTGCGGCCAGGTCCCGGCCGACGGCGACGGCCCGGCGGGCGGCGGCGGCGAGTAGCCCGACGACGACGACGGCGGGCAGCAGCCCGGCGGTAGCGGGCAGCGGGTCATGGCCGCGGACCACCGTTGCTGACCAGTGCCCGAACGCGGCGAGCGTCGGTATTGGGGCGAGCAGGGTGAAGGCCACGACGGACAGGACGAAGCCGGTGGCCAGTGCGGTGACCAGGCAGGCGGCGGTGAGCAGCCGGGTGGCGGCGGCGGGCCGCAGCCGCCGGCCGAGCCAGCCCCCGCCGACGGCCAGCAGCAGACTCGTGACGAACGGGGTGAGCGCGACGGCCGTCATCACCGTGGCCCGCCGTCCGTGCTGTCGGCGTCGGCGTCCGGTTGGGGGGTGGCGAGGAGGTCGGCGAGGAGCTGTCCGTCCTCCGGGCGCAGGTCAGCGACGAAACGGGCCAGGGTTTCGGCCCGGTGGGTGCCGGCGCCGAGCAGGCGGGTCATCTGCCGGGCGGTGAGCGCGGCGTCGAGGGTGTCCGGGTCGGTGGCGGGGGCGTAGGTGTAGGTGCGGCCGGCGGGTGTCCGGGTCAGGGCGCCCTTGTCGTGCAGGCGGGCGAGGGTCGTCATCACCGTGGTGTAGGCCAGGGGTTCGCCGAGTTCGGCGAGGGTCTCGGCCGGGGTGAGGGGGCGTCCGGCCGCCGCGATCGCGGCGAGCACCTCGCGCTCGAGTGTTCCCGGTTCGCGCCTGGGTTTCCGCGCCATTCCCACCCTCCTCGCTACTACTGGATTGATAGTACAAGGGTCTGGTCGTCGAGCGTGACGCGCGAAGGCTCCACGGCGGCCGCGCCCTTCGGCGATGCTGGCCCCGCCACCCGCCGCATCTACGACGGTCTACTATTCATCGAGTAGTAGACGTGTGGATGTTCGACGGGAGGGCGTATGGCGGTCGGTGTTCCGGCGGTGGAGGCTTCCGGGCTGGTCAAACGGTTCGGTGGCCTCACCGCGGTGGATCATGTGGATCTGCGGGTGGACGTCGGGGAGGTGTACGGGATCCTCGGCCCGAACGGCGCGGGGAAGACGACGTTCCTGCGGATGCTGTTCGGGCTGATCCGTCCAGACGCCGGGACGCTGCGGGTGTTCGGCCGGACCTGGGGGGATGCGGGTCCGGCGATGTTGGATGGGGTCGCCGGGTTCATCGAGAGTCCGCGGTTCTACCCCTACCTGTCCGGCCGGCGGAACCTGAACCTGCTGGCCGGCCTGGACGGTGGCGGCGCGGACAGCCGTATCGGCGAGGTCCTTGATGTGGTCGACCTCGCCGGGCGGGCGGGGGACAAGGTTGGGAGCTATTCGTTCGGGATGCGTCAGCGTCTCGGGGTAGCCGCATCCCTGCTGCGCGACCCGCGGCTACTCGTCCTCGACGAGCCGGCGAACGGCCTGGACCCTGCCGGCATTCGGGACATGCGTGCCCTGGTCAAACGGCTTGCCGCCGGGGGGCTGACCGTGCTGCTGAGCAGCCACAACATGGACGAGGTCGAGGAGATCTGCGACAACGTCACGATCATGCGCACCGGCCGGGTGGTCTACCACGGGTCGATCGACCAGCTGCGCGCCCAGGCCCCCGACCCGTCCCATCGGCTGATGACCAACGACGACGCCCAGGCACTGCGCCTGGCCGCCGACCATCAGACTGTGGCCGTCTCCGCCCACCCGGACGGCGGCCTGGCGCTGCGCGCCCAGGCCGCCGACGCGGACGCCTACATCATCGCCCTCGGGCGGGCCGGCTTCGCGGTACGGGCCCTTCACCTGGAGGTCGCGCCGCTGGAGTCGCTGTTCTTCATGCTCACCGAAACCGACCCGGCGGCCGGATTCGACGTGCCCGCCCAACCCCAGCCGGACACCCTCACCGGAGTGACCTCGTGACCACCCCAGCCACCACCGCCACAGCCCCGGTGCCGCCCGCCTTGGTGGGCCGGGGCCGGGTCGTCACCGCCTACCGGTGGGAGATCACGAAACTCGCCGCCCAGGCCCGCACCCGCGCCACGCTCGGCGTCTGCCTGGTCGCGCCGTTCGTGTTCGTGGTGCTCCTGAACCGCCAAGACCGGCTGCCGAAAGACACCCTGTACGGCCGGTGGGTCCACGCCAGCGGCTTCGCGACCCCGCTGATGATCCTCGGTTTCGCCGCCCAGTGGGTCTTCCCGCTGCTCACCAGCCTCGTCGCCGGAGACATCTTCGCCAGCGAGGACCAGCACGGCACCTGGAAGACGATCCTGACCCGTTCCCACAGCCGCACCCAGATCTTCTGGGCCAAAACCCTGGCCGCCGCCACCTTCGCGACCCTCGTCCTCACCGTCCTCGCGCTGGGCTGCCTGGCCGCTGGCGTGCTCCTCGTCGGCCACCAGCCGCTGGAAAGCCTGTCCGGAACCCTCCTGCCCTCGGGCCGCACCGCCGGGCTGGTCCTCGCCGCCTGGGCGAGCGCGCTACCGCCCCTGCTCGGTTTCACCGCCCTGGGGATCCTGCTGTCAGTGCTCACCCGCAGCAGCCCGATGGGGATCGTCGGCCCGATCGTCCTCGGACTGGTCATGCAGCTCTACTCGTTCCTCAACGGCGCCGACGCCATCCGCCACCTGCTACTCGTCACCCCGTTCGACGCCTGGCACGGCCTGCTCGCCGCCCATCCCTACTACGGCCCGCTGCGCGACGGCACCCTCGTCAGCGCCGGGTACATCCTCATCTGCCTGGCCGTCGCCTACACGGGGCTGCGCCGCCGCGACATCACCGGAGGCTGACCCCATGCGCCGTCTCACCCCCGGCCGGCTGCTCCGGGCAGCCGTCGCCGCCGGCGCCGCGACCGTGTTGACCGCCGCCCTGGCCGGCTGCGGCACCGATGTCACCCGGCCCCGCGTCGAGGGCTCGATCGGCCCTGTCTTCTCCAACCTGTACGTCCAGCAGCAGACCCTGCTCGGCCACCCCGGACTCACCGCGTCCGCCGTCGCCGCCACACCCACCTGCCACCGCAACACCCCCGGAACCCACGACAAGGGCGCCGGCAGCGACTGGATCTGCATGGTCGGCTGGACCGACGGGACCGGTAAGGCCCAGAACGGCAAGTTCGAACTCCAGGTCCGTTCCAACGGCTGCTACCAGGCCGGCGGCCCCACCAAAATCGTCGGCCCACTTATGATCCGCACCACCACCGGCAGCACCGTGGTCAACCCGGTGTTCGAGTTCGACGGCTGCTTCGACACCACATGAACCCCCGACGAGACGGAACAGCCGACGGGCTGCAGCAGGCCCGGGAGCGCTCGAAACATCCAAATGGCTTGCGGGCGGCCCACTGCGAGAGACGGAGACGTGGCCGTGTATGAGCCGACCTACCTGCAAGCGGGCGTCATCGGACTCCTGCAAGGAATCACCGAGCTGTTCCCGGTCTCCAGCCTGGGCCACTCGGTGCTACTACCGGCGCTGATCGGCAGGTCCTGGCAGCACCTGGTGACCGAGAACGCATCGAGCCACAGCACCACCGCCGCGACCAACACCGGCTTGGATCAACCCACCCGAGCAGAACCCAGACCGGCTGGATGGCGACGCTGAACAACCGGCTCAGTAGCTCCTATAAGATCTTGCCTCGATCAGGTTGACGGGGTCCGGACCCTGATCGCCAGCATGCTTCCCGGCATCACTCCCTGCCCGCCCCCCGATGACCCTCACGCCGCGGCCCGCCCGGACGCGAGGCTCGCCCGGGCGTAGGGTCGGATGCCGATATCGGTTTCGTCGCTGTCGGAGGTGGGCCAGGGGTGCGGGAGTTTCAGCGGGGTGCGGTGCGGCTGCACATCCTGCACCACGCGGCTGAGGGGGAGATCCACGGCGCGTGGATGACCGAGGAGCTGGCCCGCCACGGCTATCAGATCAGCCCCGGCACGCTGTATCCGACGCTGCATCGACTGGAAGCCGACGGGCTGCTGACCTCCGACCAGCGTGTCGTGGATGGCCGGGTCCGGCGGGTCTACCGGGCGACCGAGGTCGGGAGGCGGGCTCTCGCGGAGGACCGCAAGGCTCTGGCGGAGCTGGCCCGCGAAGTCCTCGGCGACGACACCCTGTAGGAACCGCGTTGGGAGTCTGCGGGGCGCGCGGCTAAGAGGAAGACCGCGGCGGGCGCGTTGGTCGAGGTCAGCCGGGCCTGCCAGGTACCGAGCTGTGTCATACGAGGTCCCCCTCTGCCGTCGAGGCGTATCGCGGGTGCCGATACCGTCCCGTGAGCCAGAGGTACACCTGCGGTTGCGCGCCCGAGCAGCCGTGTCGTGCTGGGTCAGGGGGCCATCGCGCGGCGTATCCCGTAGGCGGCGGCGCCCACGGCCAGCACCGCGACCCCGGCGATCACGGAGGTCGGTGGCAGGGCGAAAGCCAGCGTGAGGCAGCCGGCCAGCCCGAGGGCAGGGATCAGGTGGTGCGGGCGGCCCTCGTCCGGAGGCAGGGTCCAGGCGGAGGCGTTGGCGATGGCGTAGTAGGCCAGCACGCTGAAGGAGGAGAACCCGATCGCCCCGCGCACGTCCGCCGTCGCCGCGAGGACCGCTACCACGGCGCCGACGGCGAGCTCGGCCCGGTGCGGCACCCCGAACCTTGGGTGGACCGCGGCCAGGGCGTGGGGCAGGTGCCGGTCCCGGGCCATCGCCAGGGTGGTGCGGGAGACGCCGAGGATGAGTGCCAGCAGCGAGCCGAGCGCGGCCACTGCCGCGCCGACGCGCACCGCCGGCGCGAGCCAGCCCGCGCCGGCGGCCCGGACAGCATCCGACAGCGGCGCGGTGGCATCGGCCAGCCGCCCTGGCCCCAGCACCGCGAGAACGGCGACAGCGACAGCTGTGTAGACGAGCAGGGTGATGGCGAGCGCAAGCGGGACGGCCCGGGGAATGGTCCGACCCGGGTCGCGGACCTCCTCACCGAGGGTAGCGATGCGCGCGTAGCCGGCGAAGGCGAAGAACAACAGACCCGCTGCCTGCAGTATCCCTCCGAAGGAGGCGTCCCCGCCGATACTCAGCCGCGCAGCATCGGCCTCATCGGAGGTGAGGGCTGCGAGGACCACTGCGGCGAGGACCACCAGGACGACGGCCACGATCGCGCGGGTTAGCCAGGCGGATTTCTGCACCCCGGCGTAGTTCACGGCGGTCAGTGTCACCACGGCGGCCACCGCCACCGCGTGTGCCTGGCCAGGCCACACATACGACCCGACGGTGAGGGCCATCGCGGCGCAGGAGGCGGTCTTGCCGACGACGAACCCCCACCCCGCGAGATAGCCCCAGAAAGCACCGAGCCGCTCGCGCCCGTAGACATAGGTGCCGCCCGAGGCTGGATACCGAGCGGCCAGCCGGGCGGAGGACGTCGCGTTGCAGTACGCGACCACGGCGGCCAGGGCCAGCCCGAGCAGCAGCCCGGAGCCGGCCGCGTGTGCCGCCGGGGCGAGAGCGGCGAAGATCCCCGCACCGAGCATCGACCCGAGACCGATCACCACGGCGTCGGGCACCCCGAGGCGACGCCGCAACTCGTCCGGGACGCCGGCGGCAGGCGATGCCGTGCTCACGGCTCACTCCTCAGCACGGGCGCACTCCCTACGGAAGCCGATATCGGAAGACGACACGTGACCGAGTGTGCCGCCCGCCCGCGCCCCAGACCAGAGACGCACAGATGACGATTCTCATAAATGGCCCTTTGCCCGATAAAGATCACCGCGAGGCCGGAGGGGCGGCTCGGACCCCAGATCGGTTCGCACAACCCGTTCTCACTCAAAGGCGGTGAACCCGGCCAGCACCCGCCCAAGCTGCCCGCACAGCACCGGTCGGACCTTGAACCGCAGCCGGCGACGTTCACCGGCCCGGGGCAGCTTCGCCTGCCGGATCGCGTAGACAATCGCGACTGCGGCCAGCACCCCTGGAACAATCGACAGCAGCATCGCGGTGCGCACGCTGACCAGCGACACCAGGCCGAGGGCGAGCAGCGGGCCCACGATCGCGCCAAGATTGTCCATGGTCCACTCGAACCCGTAGGCCCAGACGTAGGCGCTGGCGGGTACCACGTCGGCGAGCAGCGCGTTACGGGCCGGGACCCGCAGCCCGCGAGCCGCCCACGCCGCGCCGCGCCGCGCAACATCCCCCGCCTGCACCACCGACGTGGTCACCCCGATCAGTGCGGACAGTACGGCGGTGGTGGTGTAGCCGCCGACCGCGACCGTCCGGCGCCGCCGGCGGTCATCCGCCAGCGCTCCACCGACAAACCGGCCCGCACCTGCCAGCCCGTCCGAGATGCCCTCGATCACCCCCAGGGAGGCGGCGGGCGCGCCCAGGGGCGGGGTGACGAAACCGGCCATCAGCGCGGTAGGCACCTCGTGCCCAACGTCGGCGAGGAAACTCGCCGTCCCGATACCCCCCACCCGGGGTCAGCCACGGACGGCGGCCCGCCGACTCCTCCGGGATACCGATCACTGCCCCCGGAACCGAGCCGAACCCTGCCTCACTCTCCGCCTCGCTACGCACATACGGAAGGAAGGTCATCACATACCGCAGGTGCAGACTGTTCTTCCCACCTCAACCCACCTAGAATGATCTTCGATGTCGGTCTGTGCTACCACTGTCCGGACCAACAATCGCAGGGCTATCTCTCGTGTGCATGATCCGGGCCGACCGGCCGGACTGCGCCGGCGTGGGCGAGGTCATAGCCACCCAGCGCCGTGACCACCTGGTGAAGTTCCGGGTCCCGCAGCGCGGTGAGCAGCGGCTGGACCGCGCCCAACGCCTCCCGTCCGAGAGCGATCTCGTACGGCTCCCACAGCAGCGGGACGAACTCCAGCCCTAGATCCGCCAGCCCCGCCCGTACCCCCACCCCCACGTCGGCCATCCCCAGGGCAACTGCGAACGCGATCTCCATGTGCGAGGACAGTGCCGGCCCGGCAACGGCGCTCGGGGCGATCCCCACAGCAAGAAGCAGCTGATCAAGCAGCGCCCTTGTGCCCGCCCCCATCTCGCGTCGAACGACCTGCAGGCCGCTGATCCCGGCGACCGAGGCCAGCCCACGCGGATTTCCCGCAGGGACGATCAGGCCCTGCTCGCGCCGCCACAGATGCAGCAGACGCGGCTCATCGCGGCCCAGCAACGCCCGCACGAACGCCTCGTTGTTACACACCGTCCCGATGACGCAGATGGATCACCGCGCCGTCAGCCTCACCTCGCGCGAGCGCCCGCAGCCCCGGAAAGCTCCCCCGCACCCCCACCGGCTCGACCAAGGCGCCAAGCCGAGCGAGCAGAACCCCCAATGCCGGATCGTCGCTGCCCGCCAGCCGGAACACCCGCTCCGGCTCCAGCAGCCGCGCCGCCGCGATCGCACCCTCCCCCGCGACCCGCGCCCGCCGCCGATCCGCCCGCGTGATCACCGCACCGTCTGCCATATACCGATACGCCCGCACCACCGTCGACGACGTCGTCCCCAGCACCCGGGCGTACTCCCGCACCCCTG
The DNA window shown above is from Parafrankia discariae and carries:
- a CDS encoding M56 family metallopeptidase — its product is MTAVALTPFVTSLLLAVGGGWLGRRLRPAAATRLLTAACLVTALATGFVLSVVAFTLLAPIPTLAAFGHWSATVVRGHDPLPATAGLLPAVVVVGLLAAAARRAVAVGRDLAAAELTCRRLGPAPTGLVIVDDDHPDAYTLPGLTGRIIVSTAMLRALPPDERRVLLAHEHSHLRHRHHAYTQLADLAAAANPLLRTPAAAVRLAVERWADEDAATTADNRAVVVRALARAGIARSGTVTMPTASLGAVDTDLAHRARALREPPPKPQPALALALTALILATAAAAVDTSHTTEHRFEHAQATFAHRS
- a CDS encoding BlaI/MecI/CopY family transcriptional regulator, with protein sequence MARKPRREPGTLEREVLAAIAAAGRPLTPAETLAELGEPLAYTTVMTTLARLHDKGALTRTPAGRTYTYAPATDPDTLDAALTARQMTRLLGAGTHRAETLARFVADLRPEDGQLLADLLATPQPDADADSTDGGPR
- a CDS encoding ABC transporter ATP-binding protein, whose translation is MAVGVPAVEASGLVKRFGGLTAVDHVDLRVDVGEVYGILGPNGAGKTTFLRMLFGLIRPDAGTLRVFGRTWGDAGPAMLDGVAGFIESPRFYPYLSGRRNLNLLAGLDGGGADSRIGEVLDVVDLAGRAGDKVGSYSFGMRQRLGVAASLLRDPRLLVLDEPANGLDPAGIRDMRALVKRLAAGGLTVLLSSHNMDEVEEICDNVTIMRTGRVVYHGSIDQLRAQAPDPSHRLMTNDDAQALRLAADHQTVAVSAHPDGGLALRAQAADADAYIIALGRAGFAVRALHLEVAPLESLFFMLTETDPAAGFDVPAQPQPDTLTGVTS
- a CDS encoding ABC transporter permease; translation: MTTPATTATAPVPPALVGRGRVVTAYRWEITKLAAQARTRATLGVCLVAPFVFVVLLNRQDRLPKDTLYGRWVHASGFATPLMILGFAAQWVFPLLTSLVAGDIFASEDQHGTWKTILTRSHSRTQIFWAKTLAAATFATLVLTVLALGCLAAGVLLVGHQPLESLSGTLLPSGRTAGLVLAAWASALPPLLGFTALGILLSVLTRSSPMGIVGPIVLGLVMQLYSFLNGADAIRHLLLVTPFDAWHGLLAAHPYYGPLRDGTLVSAGYILICLAVAYTGLRRRDITGG
- a CDS encoding PadR family transcriptional regulator, with amino-acid sequence MREFQRGAVRLHILHHAAEGEIHGAWMTEELARHGYQISPGTLYPTLHRLEADGLLTSDQRVVDGRVRRVYRATEVGRRALAEDRKALAELAREVLGDDTL
- a CDS encoding APC family permease, with translation MSTASPAAGVPDELRRRLGVPDAVVIGLGSMLGAGIFAALAPAAHAAGSGLLLGLALAAVVAYCNATSSARLAARYPASGGTYVYGRERLGAFWGYLAGWGFVVGKTASCAAMALTVGSYVWPGQAHAVAVAAVVTLTAVNYAGVQKSAWLTRAIVAVVLVVLAAVVLAALTSDEADAARLSIGGDASFGGILQAAGLLFFAFAGYARIATLGEEVRDPGRTIPRAVPLALAITLLVYTAVAVAVLAVLGPGRLADATAPLSDAVRAAGAGWLAPAVRVGAAVAALGSLLALILGVSRTTLAMARDRHLPHALAAVHPRFGVPHRAELAVGAVVAVLAATADVRGAIGFSSFSVLAYYAIANASAWTLPPDEGRPHHLIPALGLAGCLTLAFALPPTSVIAGVAVLAVGAAAYGIRRAMAP
- a CDS encoding MFS transporter, with the protein product MPTALMAGFVTPPLGAPAASLGVIEGISDGLAGAGRFVGGALADDRRRRRTVAVGGYTTTAVLSALIGVTTSVVQAGDVARRGAAWAARGLRVPARNALLADVVPASAYVWAYGFEWTMDNLGAIVGPLLALGLVSLVSVRTAMLLSIVPGVLAAVAIVYAIRQAKLPRAGERRRLRFKVRPVLCGQLGRVLAGFTAFE
- a CDS encoding substrate-binding domain-containing protein, whose amino-acid sequence is MCNNEAFVRALLGRDEPRLLHLWRREQGLIVPAGNPRGLASVAGISGLQVVRREMGAGTRALLDQLLLAVGIAPSAVAGPALSSHMEIAFAVALGMADVGVGVRAGLADLGLEFVPLLWEPYEIALGREALGAVQPLLTALRDPELHQVVTALGGYDLAHAGAVRPVGPDHAHER
- a CDS encoding GntR family transcriptional regulator; this encodes MSRNCAAVADAPTFLRPVGRDRPQLGPYSRRPWPVTRTIARDLACRVRSGELPAGAELPGVREYARVLGTTSSTVVRAYRYMADGAVITRADRRRARVAGEGAIAAARLLEPERVFRLAGSDDPALGVLLARLGALVEPVGVRGSFPGLRALARGEADGAVIHLRHRDGV